The window TTTTGAAAATGTCTCCATTTCCCTGGATGAAAGGGGTTGCCTGAGTATCTTTGCTCCTAATGTGAATGCTGAACTGCTGGTAACTAATGATTTAGTTGAGATTAAAAATGATAAACAATTTAAATTTCTGGGACGAATAGATAACGTAATTAATTCCGGTGGGGCAAAAATTTTTCCGGAAGCATTAGAGAAATTGGTTAAAAAAGAAATTCCTAATGAGGCTATCTTTGTAGGTTTACCCGATGAAAGTTTGGGCCAGAAATTGATTTTGGTCATTGAAGGAAGTCCATCAGATGAGGTTATTCAAAAAATTTCAGAAGTTGATTTTGATAAGAACTTCCACAAACCAAAAGAAATTATTTTTATCGATGAAATACCAAGAACCCCTAATGGGAAAGTGAGCAGAATGGAGCTATATAAACTTGTCAGTGAAAAAAATAAGAAGTAGGATTGCATAGTGCCAATTCTCAAAATTTAAAAACAATGAAAGAATTTTCAAAAGAACTCAGTTTCAAAACTTCTCGCAGCAGTGGAGCGGGAGGGCAGAATGTCAATAAAGTCGAGACTTCGGTAACTGTACTTTGGAAAGTTATGGCTTCTGAATTTTTCAATGATGATGAAAAAACATTGATTCAGGAAAAGCTTAAAAACAGAATCAATGCAGATGGATTTTTATTTCTAACAGTTTCAGAAAGCAGGACCCAGCTGATGAATAAAAATAAAGCGATCGAAAAAATAACGGAAATCGTAAATAAATCTTTGATTGTTCCTAAAAAAGAACTGCTACGAAACCTTCAAGAGCCCAAAAACAAAAGAGATTGGATAGCAAAAAGAAGCTTTCTGATAAAAAAGAAAACAGGAGATTTAAATTTTAGTTGTCTGCTCCCTGGAAAGCCTTATTTTTGGCGGAAATTTTTCAAAAATGATCAAAAAACTAATGCTATTGGGAGCTATTTCGACTTCTTTATTTTCTTTTGCCCAAAAAATTTCATTTGTCCCTTCCGTTGGATATGCGTGGAGAGTTGCTGAAACCCCTTCAGGATTTTCAAAACAGGAAAAAGATTACATCAAAGGATTAAAAAGCGGACTTCATTTTGATCTTTCGGCCTATTATCACATCAATAAGGTGGGAATTGGGTTAAAGTTTTCAAATTACAACGCATCAAGCAATGGAATGATAGCTGTGAATAATTCTCAAAGGGGGACTATCTTTGTACCTGTAAGTACAACAGATAATATTACTTTTATTGGGACTTCCATCATGTATTCCAATTATAATGATCCAACAAAACATAAATTGTTTGTTGATGGCTCACTAGGGATTATTTCCTATACCACAAAAACGGGTAATGTAAAAGGAACAGGATCTAGTCTGGGATTAGATGCCGGTTTTGGATATCAATACGCTTTGTCTAAAAATATTTTTATTGGACCTAAATTAAGTGTGACAGCAGGAACATTAACCAAAATGAAAATTAACGAAACAACAGTTGAGTTAGGAGATGCAAAAGAAGGGTTAACCAGAGTTTCTTTAAGTGGAGTTGCTACATTTCATTTTTAAGTTCTATCTTTGTTAGAATTAACAACAACATTATAATGACAGCAACCATCTTTTTATCGGCACAACGCAGAGGAACAGGATTGTTGCTGTCATTACTGTATTTACATACTGATTCTTTTCTGAAAAGTTCCAAGGACTTTATCAATTAAGCCCTGTCAGGATCCAAGACAGGGAAATTATTCCGGATTTTTATTTATTATTTTTTTGCGGTTTTCTATGGAAGGAGACAGGTTTATGTCTGAATTCTACATTGGATCGTTCTGGAATACTGCATTTCTAATCTTAAAAATTGAAAACATGTCCGATCATATTACGGTAACCACTGGAATTTATGATGCTATAAAAGATACACTCAGAAGAAAAAAAGTAAGCATCGAAGAAGAGAAAAGATTGGCTGATGAACTGAGAAAAGCCAAGCAGGTGCTAAGAAGAGATCTGCCAGAAGATATTGTAACAGTTAACAGAAA of the Chryseobacterium capnotolerans genome contains:
- a CDS encoding outer membrane beta-barrel protein, with protein sequence MIKKLMLLGAISTSLFSFAQKISFVPSVGYAWRVAETPSGFSKQEKDYIKGLKSGLHFDLSAYYHINKVGIGLKFSNYNASSNGMIAVNNSQRGTIFVPVSTTDNITFIGTSIMYSNYNDPTKHKLFVDGSLGIISYTTKTGNVKGTGSSLGLDAGFGYQYALSKNIFIGPKLSVTAGTLTKMKINETTVELGDAKEGLTRVSLSGVATFHF
- a CDS encoding peptide chain release factor-like protein, translating into MKEFSKELSFKTSRSSGAGGQNVNKVETSVTVLWKVMASEFFNDDEKTLIQEKLKNRINADGFLFLTVSESRTQLMNKNKAIEKITEIVNKSLIVPKKELLRNLQEPKNKRDWIAKRSFLIKKKTGDLNFSCLLPGKPYFWRKFFKNDQKTNAIGSYFDFFIFFCPKNFICPFRWICVESC